A single region of the Garra rufa chromosome 6, GarRuf1.0, whole genome shotgun sequence genome encodes:
- the herc3 gene encoding probable E3 ubiquitin-protein ligase HERC3, with protein sequence MMLCWGSSASGQLGIGASEASVFEPRSCCMFDGRGLKEIACGSHHSLFLLHDGSVYACGSNTCGQLGHDKGGWRPELVGALDAQKISGVSCGQAHSLAVNEQGQVFAWGAGEGGQLGLGTAEEAVRVPRLIKKLCEHRISQVMCGNQHCIALAKDGQLFVWGENSSGQLGLGKGEPSTLSPQPLKSLSGIPLAQISAGGDHSFALSLSGAVFGWGKNSAGQLGLNDEQDRAVPCHIKFLRSQKVVYISCGEEHTAALTKEGGLFTFGNGSRGQLGHDSTRNEPLPRRVMELMGTEVSQIACGRHHTLAFVPSTGLVYAFGCNTQGQLGTGLRGNAKSPLPVGNIQPLCFGNTHTKGERYTIRKIHSGGDHNFLLLSTKEGSSFPEDFRIMNSTKSIALINSESLDSWRMKLHDNSDSSITNDIILLFSSTACWNASFLDQSEDGHFKTNPKVPGIDFNAVRLLFETLMKPAFARLLEQATKSFESLLIPQLPCSPPDVEAMRIYLILSECPALQDSKNYISLTIPLAMAILRLDANPSKVLDNWWSLMDCELFSRLVEMYKSIVVFLLTGGKALLMPVFLESYTSAALRLLEKLHKVNLKAHRVEYNNFYIPDVSTLVDIQEDYLKWFLRKADIKMRYPPVQGSVTLCAYPFILNAQAKTTVLQTDAELQMQMAVSGANLHNVFMLLTMEPLLARNPFLVLHVRRNHLVSDALRELTVYNDVDLKKPLKVIFDGEEAVDAGGVTKEFFLLLLKELMDPIYGMFTQYSESNLLWFSDKCFVEHNWFHLIGIICGLAIYNSTVVDLHFPLVLYKKLLNVSPTLDDLRELSPTEGRSLHQLLEYEGDVEETFCLNFAITREYYGITEVKELLQGGKTIAVDKTNRKEFVQAYLQYVFSDAVQEQYSAFSSGFLKVCGGEILSLFQPSELMAMVVGNNNYNWEEMEKNASYKGEFSASHPTVKMFWEVFHEFPLEKKKQFLLFLTGSDRIPIHGMASLRIVIQSTAAEEHYLPVAHTCYNMLDMPCYQTKETLRHRLTQAVEQYEGFSLV encoded by the exons AGCTGGTCGGAGCTCTGGATGCTCAGAAGATATCCGGTGTGTCGTGTGGGCAGGCTCACTCTCTGGCGGTGAACGAGCAGGGCCAGGTGTTTGCCTGGGGGGCCGGAGAAGGAGGGCAGCTCGGTCTGGGTACAGCTGAAGAGGCGGTCCGCGTGCCCAG GTTGATTAAAAAGTTGTGCGAGCATCGAATCTCCCAAGTAATGTGTGGCAACCAACACTGCATAGCACTTGCAAAAG ATGGTCAGTTGTTTGTATGGGGAGAGAACTCCAGCGGTCAGCTAGGTTTAGGAAAGGGAGAGCCCAGCACTCTGTCTCCTCAACCGCTCAAATCTCTGAGTGGGATCCCACTGGCTCAAATCAGCGCTGGAGGAGACCACAGCTTCGCCCTGTCACTCTCTGGAGCCGTGTTCGGATGGGGGAAGAACAGCGCTGGGCAACTAGGCCTCAATGACGAGCAAG ACCGGGCTGTTCCCTGTCACATCAAGTTCCTGCGGTCACAGAAGGTGGTCTACATCAGCTGTGGAGAGGAGCACACTGCTGCCTTGACAAAG GAAGGGGGTCTGTTCACATTTGGAAACGGTTCAAGAGGACAGCTGGGCCACGATTCCACCAGAAACGAGCCTCTTCCACGCAGAGTTATGGAGCTCATGGGCACTGAGGTGTCTCAGATCGCTTGTGGGCG GCACCACACCCTGGCATTCGTACCCTCAACTGGTCTGGTTTATGCTTTTGGCTGCAACACTCAGGGCCAGCTAGGTACAGGCCTCAGAGGAAATGCTAAGAGCCCACTTCCTGTCGGGAACATCCAACCCCTGTGCTTTGGAAATACACACACAA AAGGCGAGCGCTACACCATCCGTAAAATTCACAGTGGAGGCGATCATAATTTCCTCCTGTTGTCTACTAAGGAG GGTTCATCTTTTCCTGAGGATTTCCGCATTATGAATAGCACCAAAAGCATCGCTCTGATTAATTCTGAGAGTCTGGACAGCTGGAGGATGAAGCTCCATGACAACAGTGATTCAAGCATCACCAA TGACATCATACTCCTGTTTTCCTCAACTGCATGTTGGAATGCCAGCTTTTTGGACCAAAG TGAGGACGGGCATTTCAAAACCAACCCCAAAGTCCCAGGCATCGATTTCAATGCCGTTAGGCTGCTTTTTGAGACGCTGATGAAACCAGCCTTCGCAAGACTTTTGGAGCAG GCCACGAAGAGCTTTGAGAGTCTCCTGATCCCCCAGCTGCCCTGCTCTCCTCCTGACGTGGAAGCCATGCGGATCTACCTGATCCTGTCTGAATGTCCCGCTCTCCAGGATTCCAAAAACTACATCTCTCTCACCATCCCTCTAGCCATGGCCATCCTCAGACTGGACGCCAACCCCAGCAAAGTGCTGG ATAACTGGTGGTCTCTAATGGATTGTGAGCTTTTCTCCAGACTGGTGGAAATGTACAAAAGCATTGTTGTGTTTCTGTTGACCGGAGGGAAGGCACTCCTGATGCCCGTGTTTCTGGAGAGCTACACCAGTGCCGCCCTACGACTGCTGGAGAAACTACACAAG GTTAATCTGAAAGCCCATCGTGTGGAATACAACAACTTCTACATCCCTGATGTCTCCACCTTGGTGGACATCCAGGAAGACTACCTCAAATGGTTTCTGCGCAAAGCTGATATT AAAATGCGATACCCTCCAGTGCAG GGTTCTGTCACGTTATGTGCCTATCCGTTCATATTGAACGCGCAAGCCAAGACAACCGTGCTGCAAACAGATGCTGAGCTGCAaatgcag ATGGCAGTAAGCGGCGCTAACTTGCACAACGTCTTCATGCTGTTGACTATGGAACCTTTGCTGGCAAGAAACCCTTTCCTGGTGCTTCATGTACGAAGGAACCACTTAGTCAGTGATGCTCTCCGGGAGCTCACAGTCTACAATGACGTAGACTTGAAAAAGCCGCTTAAG GTCATCTTCGATGGAGAGGAAGCTGTGGATGCCGGAGGAGTCACTAAGGAGTTCTTCCTGCTCCTGCTGAAAGAGCTGATGGATCCAATCTATGGCATGTTCACCCAGTATTCAGAGTCCAATCTGCTGTGGTTCTCTGACAAA TGTTTTGTGGAGCACAATTGGTTCCATCTGATTGGGATCATTTGTGGTTTGGCCATCTATAACTCCACCGTGGTGGACCTGCACTTTCCCCTGGTGCTCTACAAGAAGCTTTTGAACGTTTCGCCCACACTGGATGACCTGAGGGAGCTTTCACCCACAGAGGGAAG GAGTCTTCATCAGCTGCTGGAGTATGAAGGCGATGTGGAGGAGACCTTCTGTCTAAACTTTGCA ATCACGAGAGAGTATTATGGGATCACGGAGGTTAAAGAGCTGTTACAGGGCGGGAAGACCATCGCCGTGGACAAGACCAACAG GAAAGAGTTTGTTCAGGCGTATCTGCAGTATGTTTTCAGTGACGCAGTACAAGAGCAGTATTCGGCCTTCTCCAGCGGTTTCCTGAAGGTCTGTGGTGGGGAGATTCTCTCTCTTTTCCAGCCGTCTGAACTCATGGCCATGGTGGTGGGCAACAACAACTACAACTGGGAGGAGATGGAGAAG AATGCTTCCTACAAGGGCGAGTTCTCTGCATCCCACCCAACAGTTAAGATGTTTTGGGAGGTGTTTCATGAGTTTCCCTTGGAGAAAAAGAAACAGTTTTTAT TGTTTTTGACAGGCAGTGACCGCATTCCCATCCACGGCATGGCCAGTCTACGCATCGTCATCCAATCCACTGCTGCGGAAGAGCACTACCTTCCTGTAGCCCACACCTGCTATAACATGCTGGACATGCCCTGCTACCAGACCAAAGAGACCCTGCGGCACCGGCTCACGCAAGCCGTGGAGCAGTACGAGGGCTTCAGTCTGGTCTGA